In Listeria monocytogenes, the following proteins share a genomic window:
- a CDS encoding L-lactate dehydrogenase: MKDHQKIILVGDGAVGSSYAFACVNLSIGQEFGIIDIDKDRTIGDAMDLSHAVPFSTPKKIYSANYSDCHDADLVVVTAGTAQKPGETRLDLVNRNIKIMKGIVDEVMASGFDGIFLIASNPVDILTYATWKFSGLPKERVIGSGTSLDTARFRMSIADYLKVDARNVHGYILGEHGDTEFPAWNHTTVGGLPITEWITEDEQGAMDTIFVSVRDAAYEIINKKGATFYGVAAALARITKAILNNENAILPLSVYLDGHYGMNDIYIGAPAVVNRQGVRHIVEMNLNEKEKEQMKNSADTLKKVLDDAMKQVD, encoded by the coding sequence ATGAAAGATCATCAAAAAATTATTTTAGTTGGCGACGGAGCAGTTGGTTCTAGTTACGCATTTGCTTGTGTAAACTTAAGCATTGGACAAGAATTTGGTATCATTGACATAGATAAAGACAGAACAATTGGAGACGCAATGGATTTAAGCCATGCCGTTCCATTTTCCACACCGAAGAAAATCTACTCAGCAAATTATAGCGATTGCCACGATGCAGATTTAGTTGTTGTAACAGCTGGAACTGCACAAAAACCTGGCGAAACTCGTTTGGACTTAGTAAACCGCAATATCAAAATCATGAAAGGTATCGTGGATGAAGTTATGGCAAGTGGGTTTGACGGTATTTTCCTAATCGCATCTAACCCGGTAGATATTTTAACTTACGCTACATGGAAATTTTCAGGTCTTCCAAAAGAACGCGTTATCGGTTCTGGAACAAGCCTTGATACCGCACGTTTCCGTATGTCGATTGCAGACTATCTAAAAGTAGATGCTCGTAACGTCCATGGTTACATCTTAGGAGAACACGGCGACACAGAATTCCCAGCATGGAACCATACAACAGTCGGCGGCCTTCCAATCACTGAATGGATTACTGAAGATGAACAAGGTGCAATGGATACTATTTTCGTAAGTGTTCGTGATGCAGCTTATGAAATCATTAATAAAAAAGGCGCTACATTCTACGGCGTTGCTGCAGCTCTTGCTCGTATTACAAAAGCAATTCTAAATAACGAAAATGCGATTTTACCACTTTCCGTTTATTTAGATGGTCATTATGGTATGAACGACATTTATATCGGCGCACCAGCAGTTGTTAACCGTCAAGGCGTTCGCCATATTGTTGAAATGAATTTGAATGAAAAAGAAAAAGAACAAATGAAAAACTCTGCGGATACTCTTAAAAAAGTGCTAGATGACGCAATGAAACAAGTAGACTAA